The following proteins are co-located in the Dyadobacter chenwenxiniae genome:
- a CDS encoding vanadium-dependent haloperoxidase, producing MKKRSIIYRLVTFLVVNFFYGFALYAGPSPQLLHRAERNLTRVIVHDIFSPPVASRIYLYANVAAYELLVMQDKNYQTMHGQISGFPDIPALKRDEKVNYQLAAVYAFFKTSGKLVFSEHLLTDSITVILNDFRETDTLVYNNSIRLGQAVSDSILTWSLTDNYAKTRAKRRYTYSKQKGKWTPTPPGFIDAVEPYWSQIRPVSLDSAGQFKPVPPHVYSTDPASLFMKEVKEVYDITKKLTKEEILLASFWDCNPFYLNTQGHLNFATKKLSPGGHWISIAGQAAESKGKNWQGTAAAYMMTSMALYDGFISCWDEKYRSQFIRPETVINAYMDEKWRPLLQTPPFPEYTSGHSVISAAAAVVLTAIFGDNFAFDDHTETDYGLPVRSFRSFKHASDEAGISRLYGGIHFRSAIVNGQAQGERIGQHLLSKIKVNR from the coding sequence ATGAAAAAGCGATCTATTATATACAGGCTGGTAACATTCCTGGTTGTCAACTTTTTTTATGGGTTTGCACTCTATGCGGGCCCGTCACCCCAGCTTTTGCATAGGGCGGAGAGGAACCTGACGCGTGTAATCGTGCATGACATATTTTCACCACCGGTTGCCAGTCGTATCTATCTGTATGCCAATGTTGCAGCATACGAATTGCTGGTTATGCAGGATAAAAATTATCAAACCATGCATGGCCAGATCTCCGGTTTTCCTGACATACCCGCCTTAAAACGAGACGAGAAGGTTAACTACCAGTTAGCCGCGGTTTATGCTTTTTTCAAAACCAGCGGGAAGCTGGTGTTCTCGGAACATTTGCTGACAGATAGCATTACAGTGATATTGAATGACTTCCGGGAGACAGATACATTGGTTTATAACAATTCAATAAGACTTGGCCAGGCTGTGAGTGACAGCATATTAACCTGGTCTTTGACAGATAATTACGCAAAAACAAGGGCGAAACGCCGCTACACTTACAGCAAACAAAAAGGCAAATGGACGCCCACTCCGCCAGGTTTTATAGACGCGGTCGAACCGTATTGGTCCCAAATCCGGCCTGTGAGCCTCGACTCCGCCGGGCAGTTTAAGCCGGTTCCGCCGCATGTATATAGTACCGACCCGGCGAGTTTGTTTATGAAGGAAGTAAAAGAGGTCTATGATATTACCAAAAAGTTAACAAAAGAAGAGATCCTTCTTGCAAGCTTTTGGGACTGTAATCCGTTTTACCTCAACACACAGGGGCATCTTAATTTTGCGACAAAAAAACTATCTCCCGGCGGACATTGGATTTCCATTGCAGGCCAGGCAGCCGAAAGTAAGGGCAAGAATTGGCAAGGGACGGCAGCTGCTTATATGATGACTTCCATGGCTTTATACGACGGGTTCATCAGTTGCTGGGATGAAAAATACAGGAGCCAGTTCATCCGGCCAGAGACAGTTATCAATGCTTATATGGACGAAAAATGGCGACCATTGCTGCAGACGCCGCCTTTTCCTGAATATACCAGTGGCCATAGCGTGATCTCAGCTGCTGCGGCCGTGGTATTAACAGCGATTTTCGGCGATAATTTTGCCTTCGATGACCATACAGAAACCGATTACGGATTGCCGGTCCGCAGTTTCAGGTCTTTTAAGCACGCGAGTGACGAAGCAGGCATCAGCAGATTATACGGAGGAATCCATTTTAGGTCAGCGATTGTAAATGGCCAGGCTCAGGGCGAGCGAATTGGGCAGCATTTGCTCTCGAAAATAAAGGTCAATCGCTAA
- a CDS encoding VCBS repeat-containing protein, translating to MSKLYVTLIFLIPLLGTSRPGRSQTLFTLLSPKDTRVNFINKIEENDSLHIFRYEYLYNGNGIGIGDFNNDGSPDLFISGNTVDNKLYINKSAAWKITFEDISKKAKVEGNGTWSTGVSVADVNGDGLLDIYVCHSGFFRKLSDRNNELFINQGIKNGVPVFKEMAVEAGLNAIGSQSTQAAFFDYDKDGDLDMFLLNHSNHTVNPFLNTREMRATPNPYYGNRLFENISENGKLKFKDVTQKAGIINNALNFGLSVIVADMNQDGWPDLYTTSDYTEVDCYYVNNKNGTFTESLKKSFTHVSKFSMGADVGDFNNDGKPDVLTLDMLPEDNHRQKLLKGPDVYDQYHLLLDSGYYHQNMRNMLHLNRGVDAEGHVKFSEIGQMAGVANTDWSWAGLMADLDNDGWKDLLITNGYLRDFTNMDFLKYTVADEQMKEVARGNLNFKTYGLVQKMPSNKLKNYLFRNTADGLKQFAFEDVSKKWGFNEEAVSNAAAYADFDGDGDLDIVISNINEPVSIYQNNSDQKSLTIRLSGLGKNTQALGSKVWVYANGTSQYAELYPVRGYQATMTSDLHFGLGKAAEIDSLKVLWPSGKVTMLVNPAEKVLILKEPEEKEEPKKDTALLKTTFQKISAQSVGIDFIHQENEFVDFKVEVLLPYQLSRLGPALVKADVNGDGLEDLFFGGASNQFGVLYLQKQDGKFEGAATQPWRQNAACEEVSALFFDAEKDGDQDLYVVSGGNEFEDQAPEYRDHLYINDGKGNFHEDVLALPSMKNPKQCAVSADIDGDGDMDLFVGGRAVPGSFPMAARSYILRNDSQGSNVKFTDATAEWSKDLLNPGMVTGASFEDLDQDKKPDLMLIGDWMAVKVFKNVGNAFKEQRSAALEDSDGMWAALTPVDLDRDGDMDFVLGNGGLNNQYKASGGQPVTIYYDDFDKNGVIDPVCTYYIGDKSYPMFSRDEMLDQMPYLKRKYTNYALYADATVVDIFGQEAVDKSKKVFCKQLASIALENKGNFKFEIHQLPQEAQISRVSAIVPVKLNKEAGTTLLLAGNFSSYRVQLGPCDASVGVMLRQVAPFKFESVDLVQSGFWAMGEIRSGTGLDDSRIVLSVNNSMPVIFQCNEQK from the coding sequence ATGAGTAAACTGTACGTTACACTCATTTTTCTAATCCCCCTCCTCGGCACTTCCAGGCCGGGCCGCTCACAAACCCTCTTTACGCTCCTGTCACCGAAAGACACAAGGGTTAATTTTATCAACAAGATCGAGGAAAACGATTCACTGCATATTTTCCGTTACGAATATCTTTACAATGGCAATGGTATTGGCATAGGCGATTTCAATAATGATGGCTCGCCGGATCTTTTTATTTCCGGAAATACAGTTGATAACAAGTTGTATATCAATAAATCAGCTGCTTGGAAAATTACATTTGAAGACATTAGCAAAAAGGCAAAAGTAGAAGGCAACGGAACCTGGTCTACGGGCGTGAGCGTCGCGGATGTAAATGGCGATGGGCTTCTGGATATTTACGTTTGTCATTCGGGCTTTTTCCGTAAGCTTTCCGATCGTAATAACGAGCTTTTCATCAATCAGGGGATCAAAAACGGCGTTCCGGTTTTTAAGGAAATGGCCGTTGAGGCTGGTTTGAATGCCATTGGATCACAATCTACGCAGGCTGCTTTTTTTGATTATGACAAAGATGGCGACCTGGATATGTTTCTTTTGAACCACTCCAATCACACGGTTAACCCTTTCCTGAACACCCGCGAAATGCGAGCGACGCCCAATCCTTATTATGGAAACAGGCTTTTTGAAAACATTAGTGAAAATGGAAAGCTGAAATTTAAGGATGTTACGCAAAAAGCAGGCATCATTAATAATGCATTAAATTTCGGTCTGAGCGTGATCGTGGCGGACATGAATCAGGACGGCTGGCCGGATTTGTACACAACGAGCGATTACACGGAAGTGGATTGCTATTATGTCAACAACAAGAACGGCACATTCACAGAATCGCTGAAAAAATCATTTACACACGTTTCCAAATTCTCCATGGGCGCCGATGTGGGTGATTTTAATAACGATGGGAAACCCGACGTGCTTACACTGGATATGCTTCCGGAAGACAATCACAGACAAAAACTGCTCAAAGGGCCCGATGTTTACGACCAATATCATTTGCTCCTCGACAGCGGTTACTATCATCAGAATATGCGCAATATGCTGCATCTGAACCGCGGCGTGGATGCAGAAGGCCATGTAAAATTCAGTGAAATCGGGCAAATGGCGGGCGTTGCCAACACGGATTGGAGCTGGGCGGGCTTAATGGCCGATCTGGACAATGACGGCTGGAAAGATCTGCTCATTACCAATGGTTATCTGCGCGATTTTACCAATATGGATTTCCTCAAATACACCGTTGCCGACGAGCAAATGAAAGAAGTAGCCAGGGGGAATCTGAATTTCAAAACTTACGGCCTCGTGCAGAAAATGCCTTCCAACAAACTGAAAAATTACCTTTTCCGAAATACGGCCGATGGCCTGAAGCAGTTTGCCTTTGAAGATGTTTCTAAAAAGTGGGGCTTTAACGAAGAAGCTGTTTCCAATGCGGCCGCTTACGCAGATTTTGACGGTGATGGCGACCTGGACATTGTAATTTCAAACATAAATGAACCGGTTTCGATTTATCAAAATAATAGTGATCAAAAAAGCTTAACCATCAGACTTTCCGGCCTCGGTAAAAATACGCAGGCATTGGGAAGCAAGGTTTGGGTGTATGCCAATGGCACTTCCCAATACGCGGAGCTTTACCCGGTGAGAGGTTATCAGGCGACCATGACGTCAGATTTGCATTTCGGTTTGGGAAAAGCAGCCGAAATTGATTCGCTGAAAGTCCTCTGGCCTTCCGGCAAAGTAACAATGTTGGTGAATCCGGCTGAAAAAGTTTTGATATTAAAAGAACCGGAAGAGAAAGAAGAGCCGAAAAAAGACACGGCCCTTTTAAAAACAACATTTCAAAAAATATCTGCACAAAGCGTTGGCATAGACTTCATTCACCAGGAAAATGAATTTGTCGACTTCAAAGTGGAAGTGCTTCTGCCTTATCAATTGTCCAGGCTCGGGCCGGCACTGGTAAAGGCGGACGTGAATGGGGATGGTCTCGAGGACCTCTTTTTCGGAGGCGCCTCCAATCAGTTTGGTGTGCTGTATTTGCAAAAGCAGGACGGGAAATTTGAAGGTGCAGCCACGCAGCCATGGCGGCAAAATGCGGCTTGTGAAGAAGTGAGTGCATTATTTTTTGATGCAGAAAAGGATGGTGACCAGGACTTGTACGTTGTCAGCGGAGGCAATGAATTCGAAGATCAGGCGCCGGAGTATCGGGACCATTTGTATATTAATGATGGGAAGGGAAATTTTCATGAAGATGTTTTGGCACTGCCTTCCATGAAAAATCCGAAGCAATGTGCAGTTAGCGCGGACATTGACGGCGACGGCGATATGGATCTTTTCGTAGGTGGCCGCGCTGTTCCCGGGTCGTTCCCGATGGCTGCGAGGAGCTATATTCTAAGAAATGACAGTCAGGGAAGCAATGTTAAGTTCACAGATGCCACTGCAGAGTGGTCCAAAGACTTGCTCAATCCAGGAATGGTTACGGGCGCTTCGTTTGAGGATTTGGATCAGGACAAGAAGCCCGATTTGATGTTAATAGGCGACTGGATGGCTGTTAAAGTCTTCAAAAACGTCGGCAATGCATTCAAGGAACAGCGCTCGGCAGCTCTGGAAGACAGCGACGGCATGTGGGCCGCATTAACGCCCGTTGACTTGGATCGTGATGGCGATATGGATTTCGTTTTAGGGAACGGAGGGCTGAACAATCAATATAAAGCATCTGGCGGGCAGCCTGTGACGATCTACTATGATGATTTTGACAAAAACGGCGTAATCGATCCGGTTTGCACATATTACATCGGAGACAAAAGTTACCCGATGTTTTCCCGTGATGAGATGCTGGACCAAATGCCTTATTTGAAAAGAAAATACACCAATTATGCGCTGTATGCAGATGCAACCGTAGTGGATATATTTGGCCAGGAAGCAGTGGACAAGAGTAAAAAAGTCTTTTGCAAGCAACTGGCCAGCATTGCCCTTGAAAATAAAGGCAACTTTAAATTTGAAATCCACCAGTTGCCGCAGGAAGCGCAGATATCGAGGGTCAGCGCAATTGTTCCCGTGAAACTGAATAAAGAAGCCGGCACAACATTGCTTCTGGCGGGCAACTTCTCATCTTATCGCGTTCAGCTAGGCCCGTGCGATGCGTCTGTTGGTGTAATGTTGCGCCAGGTTGCGCCTTTTAAATTTGAATCGGTGGATCTGGTGCAATCCGGTTTTTGGGCTATGGGCGAAATCAGGAGTGGAACTGGCCTGGACGATTCGCGTATAGTGTTATCCGTTAATAATTCAATGCCTGTTATCTTTCAATGTAATGAGCAGAAATGA
- a CDS encoding c-type cytochrome, with protein sequence MPFREGLLFVLLLLCDLCAGQVPEFYKDVQPIVHANCVPCHRTGEAAPFPLITFEDVSKRSKFIKQVVSSRYMPPWKADNHFNSFANDRSLSDKDIKTIVGWIDGGTPKGKQNLKAEQDLQARVNAGTAYKRKPDLSLRLKEGFVVKGDAAERFVMFKIPFELGQEANVEAIEFTSNNKKLIHHANFAIHPVADPAIDLNNTVDFVDLSGPSGDKYYEWVKYKKEMTYYGGWIPGTTVETYPEDMGWVMPKRGVVLVTVHFGPSSVDAESMDGVNIFFKTSPIKRKVKVISLGSGGIGEKDISPPFMIFADEVKSFRLRIANNQPDVSLLYAWPHMHYLGKEFKAYATTAAGDTIKLVHVPAWDFRWQEIYKYKKPLLLPKGAIVHVEGTYDNTAANPANPHRPPELVMSTGNMRSDQEMMTLILMYVERAAGDENLVFKWN encoded by the coding sequence ATGCCGTTCCGAGAAGGCCTTTTGTTTGTGCTTTTGTTGTTGTGTGATTTGTGTGCAGGCCAGGTTCCGGAGTTTTATAAGGATGTCCAGCCCATTGTTCATGCCAATTGCGTGCCTTGCCACCGGACGGGCGAAGCGGCTCCCTTTCCATTGATCACTTTTGAGGATGTTAGTAAGCGATCCAAGTTCATCAAACAGGTCGTGAGCTCGCGCTATATGCCGCCCTGGAAAGCGGATAATCATTTCAATTCTTTTGCCAATGACCGCTCGCTGAGCGATAAAGACATTAAAACCATCGTCGGCTGGATCGATGGCGGGACACCGAAAGGAAAGCAGAACCTGAAAGCTGAGCAGGATTTGCAGGCGAGGGTCAATGCGGGAACGGCCTATAAGCGCAAGCCGGATCTTTCGCTCCGCTTGAAGGAGGGATTTGTTGTCAAAGGCGATGCTGCGGAAAGGTTTGTGATGTTCAAAATCCCTTTCGAGCTTGGCCAGGAGGCTAATGTTGAGGCCATCGAATTTACTTCCAATAACAAAAAACTTATTCACCACGCCAATTTCGCGATCCACCCGGTGGCTGATCCCGCAATTGACTTGAATAATACGGTCGATTTTGTAGATCTGAGCGGACCTTCCGGCGATAAATATTATGAGTGGGTCAAGTACAAAAAAGAAATGACTTATTACGGCGGCTGGATTCCCGGGACCACTGTTGAAACTTACCCGGAAGACATGGGTTGGGTCATGCCAAAGCGCGGCGTCGTGCTGGTAACCGTGCATTTCGGACCTTCTTCCGTTGATGCGGAAAGCATGGATGGCGTGAACATTTTCTTTAAAACCAGCCCGATCAAACGCAAGGTAAAGGTGATCAGTCTGGGTTCCGGCGGGATCGGGGAGAAGGACATTAGTCCGCCGTTCATGATTTTCGCAGACGAGGTTAAAAGCTTCCGTTTGCGCATTGCCAACAACCAGCCGGACGTTTCGCTGCTTTATGCCTGGCCGCATATGCATTATCTGGGCAAGGAATTCAAAGCTTACGCGACCACGGCCGCAGGCGACACGATCAAGCTCGTGCATGTGCCTGCGTGGGATTTTCGCTGGCAGGAGATTTATAAATACAAAAAGCCTTTGCTACTGCCAAAAGGGGCCATTGTGCACGTAGAAGGCACTTATGACAATACGGCTGCCAATCCGGCCAATCCGCACAGACCTCCAGAACTGGTGATGTCAACGGGGAACATGCGGAGCGACCAGGAAATGATGACTTTAATTTTAATGTATGTAGAACGCGCGGCCGGAGATGAAAATCTGGTCTTTAAATGGAATTGA